ATTAGAGAAACCAGCCAAATCATTAGGGTTAAAAGGGTCATACCAGAAATATTCTGGGACACGCATTTGATTTTGATAAATTAGCTTTATCTCATTTTTGTCTGCTTGGGCTGTGCTGTCAGAAAGCAACTCAATAACTACATCTGGTGCTTTCCCCTCTTCCCAAACCACCCAACTGCGACGTTCTCCTTTTGGGACTCCCAACACAGCAAAAAAGTCTGGGCCTTTAAAGTCTTTGTTTCGCACCTGGGCCAGACTGTAGTAAACGAACATATTACCGCCAATAAACCCATCCTCTCGTTCTTCCAACCAAGGTATCAGGGCATCTATGAGCAAATCCATCTGGGCTTTGTGTCGTGGACTTTCCATCGGGATACCGTCATCGTCGGGTAATTCTGCTTGGGTGGGTGGGAGTTGAATATCTGGTGCAGCTAGGGTAGTTTCTGACATAGCTTTTCACCTTTTGGGTAAGCGTGACGGGTATTTTTATGTTAAGCGATCGCAGGAATTTCAGTTAAAAATTTGTTTTCGATAGTTTTTCAATTTGTTCAGTAAAGTATGCTTCTTCATGTTTGAGTTGTTGCGCTAGTTTTAACCCTTTTTGAAAAGCTGTTAGCGCTTGAGGAAACTCTTTGCGTTCTAAATACAATTGTCCAATTTGGTCATAAGCTTGCATCATTCCGTAAAAGTTGGCGGCTTGCGCCTGTGTCTGTACAAGAATTTGGCTAGCCTGCAAAGCTTCGTCTGTTTGTCCTTGAGAACGATATAGCGCAATTAATTTCTGCAAAGCTTCACCAGCAGGAACAAACTGCTGTAATTGCCAAGCAGTAGTATAAGCTTCTTGATAATTTTTAAAAGCTTCTAGCAGCAACTTAGGATCTTTCTTGGCAAGAGACTCATAATCTGAAGCGATCGCTAGTTTTAATTGTGGTATTTTAGTAAGATTATTATCATTGACGTAAATTTCTGCTAGCTTATTCAGTACATTCAATGACTGCTGCGGTTGGTTTGTCTGCTCGTAAATGTAAGCCAGTCGTTGCAGATATATTACCTCGTTTGCACGATCGCTAAGGGATGTCGCTAAACTCAACAATTCTTCGTAGATTGGGGCAGCTTTGGGATAATCAAACCAACTCAAATGCAGTTCTCCAATTGTCTGGAGAGTTTCTACAAGTGCGATTGGATCTTTTTGCTGTCGCACTACTAACAAAACTTGGTTGTAAGCTTCTATGGCTGGTTTAGACGATCGCACGTTTTGGTAAGCTTGACCTAGCGATCGCCACAATTCTAAATCTATTGGGGCAGTTTTTTTCTCAGATTGCGTCTGTTTCTGAATTGCTTGCAATCGTTGCGTAATATATTGTACTTCTTCGCCGTTGTTTTGATTCCAAGCGATCGCCCCGACTCGTGATAATGCTTGTACCTCTGCTAACGAACCGAAAAAGCGCCGCAAACGCAATTCTCGGTTCCAAATTTCAAAGGCTGCTTCTGGTTCACCTGCTTGCAGTTTCGCCGCCGCTTCTTGATTTAGCGCATCCAACGCCGGTTCTAACTTTTGTCGTTCTTGGAGAGTTAACGGCTGTTGATCTTTAGGCGATCGTGGTGACAGGGGATCGGGTGTGGTAATCTCTAGAGGATTGGGAGGAAATTTGTCCGGTGGTTTGGGCTTCTTACTCTGTGCCAGCGTTAAGGAACTGCTAAAGAGTATAGTGGCAGTAGCGATCGCAATTAAACGCCTGAGCATAGGTACTTTACTTTGTCTTGAGTTGGTTGTATAAGCTAATTCTACGATTCATCTAAAGCATCCTGATTTTCTACAATCAAAGCATCCATCTTATATCCAATTTAAAAATTGAGTAGGCAAAGCCCATTAAAGGTATGGCAACCAGGATTTTTGAGTCTAGAAAGTGTCAAAATAATCCTAGATAATTTTTAAGCAACTAGTCGATCGTTTTGTAATGACTCATTCTACTGATATCGCCACCTTAGCCCGCTGGATGGCAGCTGACTTTAGCAATCAAGAACAAGCTTTTGAAAATCCGCCTTTTTATGCTCATATCCGCGTGTGTATCCGTCCCCTTCCCTTAGAATTATTCTCAGGAGTAAGTTTGTTTCTCGAACAAGCTTATGATTTTATGCTCAATCAACCCTACCGGATGCGGGTAATGAAGTTGATTCCGGCAGAAAACCACATTGCTATTGAACACTACACCGTTAAAGAAGAACAAAAATTTTACGGTGCATCTCGTGAACCCGAACGCCTCAAAGAATTGTCTGTTGACCAATTGGAAAAAATGTCAGGTTGCAACATGATTGTAGAGTGGACAGGTAAGAGCTTCAAAGGCAGAGTTGAACCTGGTAAAGCCTGCATAGTTGTACGTGACGGCAAAAATACTTATTTGGATAACGAATTTGAGATTGATGCTAAAGAATTTTTCAGCCTTGACCGAGGAAGAGATTTAGACACCGATGAACGTCTTTGGGGTTCTATCGCCGGCCCATTTCACTTTGTCCGCTGGGGTAGTTTTGCTGATGAAGTAAAGGTGTAACAGGTGAAGAGTGAAAACTTCTAACTCAGCGATCGCCTAAAGACTACCAGAAACATCCAGTTAACCCACTATCTCTACGTTAGAATCCTATGCTATCATGGTTAGACTAGCATCCTATGGCTACTAAGACATCTTAGAAAGATTAAAGTAGTTCATGGAATCTTGCTGTGGCGGCATAGCCAAGTGGTAAGGCAGAGGTCTGCAAAACCTCCACCCCCGGTTCAAATCCGGGTGCCGCCTTTAAAGAAATATAAGCACTACAGGGTTTTCAAGCCCTTTTTTATTGGGCGTTAAAGGCTTGCTTTCAAAGCCTTCAGAGATTTTTGGGGTTATTTTGGCTAGTTTGGGTAAAGAACTGGGGTAAAACTGGGGTAAAAATGTAAGGTAGAGGTTTTTACCCCAATAAGTATTTCTGGGGTAAAACTGGGGTAAAGCGGAAGGGTAAAGGTCTTTACCCCACTTAATTACCCTTATGGAATCTCAAAAATCTCAAAGTATTGCCCGTCGAGGTTCAGTGCAGATTAAGAACTCTAACGGCAGTCTTCAATTGGTTTTTTCTCATCCTATTATTACGCCCACTGGAGAGCTAAAAACCAAGCGTTTCTATCTTTCGACAAGGCACGATGATATACCTTTTGGAAGACATCAAGCATCGGCTTTGGCGACAAAAATCCAGAGGGATATTGACTATGGAGAGTTTGATGCCAGTTTAGTTAAGTACAAACCAGCAGCGTCATTAAGCACCGTTACCCCAATTACCCCAACTACACCTTCACCTAAACCCCAACCAGACTTGGGAGAATTATGGGAAAAATACACTGAAT
This Nostoc sp. C052 DNA region includes the following protein-coding sequences:
- a CDS encoding lipopolysaccharide assembly protein LapB — encoded protein: MLRRLIAIATATILFSSSLTLAQSKKPKPPDKFPPNPLEITTPDPLSPRSPKDQQPLTLQERQKLEPALDALNQEAAAKLQAGEPEAAFEIWNRELRLRRFFGSLAEVQALSRVGAIAWNQNNGEEVQYITQRLQAIQKQTQSEKKTAPIDLELWRSLGQAYQNVRSSKPAIEAYNQVLLVVRQQKDPIALVETLQTIGELHLSWFDYPKAAPIYEELLSLATSLSDRANEVIYLQRLAYIYEQTNQPQQSLNVLNKLAEIYVNDNNLTKIPQLKLAIASDYESLAKKDPKLLLEAFKNYQEAYTTAWQLQQFVPAGEALQKLIALYRSQGQTDEALQASQILVQTQAQAANFYGMMQAYDQIGQLYLERKEFPQALTAFQKGLKLAQQLKHEEAYFTEQIEKLSKTNF
- a CDS encoding chromophore lyase CpcT/CpeT; this translates as MTHSTDIATLARWMAADFSNQEQAFENPPFYAHIRVCIRPLPLELFSGVSLFLEQAYDFMLNQPYRMRVMKLIPAENHIAIEHYTVKEEQKFYGASREPERLKELSVDQLEKMSGCNMIVEWTGKSFKGRVEPGKACIVVRDGKNTYLDNEFEIDAKEFFSLDRGRDLDTDERLWGSIAGPFHFVRWGSFADEVKV
- a CDS encoding Uma2 family endonuclease, encoding MSETTLAAPDIQLPPTQAELPDDDGIPMESPRHKAQMDLLIDALIPWLEEREDGFIGGNMFVYYSLAQVRNKDFKGPDFFAVLGVPKGERRSWVVWEEGKAPDVVIELLSDSTAQADKNEIKLIYQNQMRVPEYFWYDPFNPNDLAGFSNEKGAYQPILINAQNQLVSQSLGLALQLWQGSYKGINATWLRWAILAGELLPTPEEKERQRADKAESQLLQTARNLLESGMTIEQVARLTGLNVSEIET